In the genome of Trichomycterus rosablanca isolate fTriRos1 chromosome 24, fTriRos1.hap1, whole genome shotgun sequence, one region contains:
- the tp53rk gene encoding EKC/KEOPS complex subunit TP53RK, producing MAQVDGVPAVPPAVPPAVPPVLDQYNMGEAVLMKQGAEARVYRTTFLGRRAIMKERFSKKYRHPALDEKLTRRRTAQELRAILRCRRAGIHTPVVYFVDPNTSCIFLEEITDSVTVREHIAGARASGRGTDSLYPLAQEVGRVLARMHDEDVIHGDLTTSNMLLKRHGGGGEELRLVLIDFGLSYVSALAEDKGVDLYVLEKAFLSTHPNTETLFQKVLKSYASASKKAPAVIKKLDEVRLRGRKRSMLG from the exons ATGGCGCAGGTGGATGGTGTACCCGCTGTACCCCCGGCTGTACCCCCGGCTGTACCCCCCGTGTTAGATCAGTATAATATGGGTGAGGCGGTGCTGATGAAGCAGGGCGCGGAGGCGCGGGTTTACCGGACCACGTTTTTGGGGAGGAGGGCGATAATGAAGGAGCGGTTCAGTAAGAAGTACCGACACCCCGCGCTGGATGAGAAACTGACCCGCCGCAGAACCGCACAGGAGCTCCGGGCCATCCTGCGCTGTAGAAGAGCTG gtATCCACACTCCGGTGGTGTACTTCGTCGACCCGAACACCAGCTGCATCTTCCTGGAGGAGATCACCGACTCGGTCACCGTCAGAGAGCACATCGCCGGCGCTCGGGCGTCCGGGCGGGGCACGGACTCCCTGTACCCCCTGGCCCAGGAAGTGGGTCGAGTCCTGGCCAGGATGCACGACGAGGACGTGATCCACGGAGACCTGACCACCTCCAACATGCTGCTGAAGCgccacggcggcggcggcgagGAGCTCAGACTGGTGCTGATCGATTTCGGCCTGAGCTACGTCTCGGCCCTGGCCGAGGATAAAGGCGTGGACCTGTACGTGCTGGAGAAGGCGTTTCTCAGCACGCACCCGAACACCGAGACTCTGTTCCAGAAGGTTCTGAAGAGCTACGCCAGCGCCTCCAAAAAAGCTCCGGCGGTGATTAAGAAACTGGACGAGGTCAGACTGAGGGGCAGGAAGCGCTCCATGCTCGGGTAG
- the LOC134301526 gene encoding serine incorporator 3-like isoform X3, producing the protein MMSLPGFCEDAGGFNVSGIQADARCEMFVGYKAVYRVSFGVSVNFLALCVLTVNVKNSRDPRAAVHNSFWFFKVAAITALTVAAFYIPDEPFTTIWFVVGVVGAFGFILIQLILLVDFAHSWNESWIEKVENGSSRLWSCLLKSVTGLNYALSVTAAALMFRFYAQPEECHLNRFFISFNLLLCLTASLVSVLAKVQAYQPSSGVPQSSFITLYTMYLTWSAMTNEPDGPCKPSLISTGTAVAESENQTGVVIEEPDHLHPYFPWWDGQSVVGLFLFVLCILYSSVRSSTKSQMNKLMLGPKETVVMEECSVGGRGGTEAESGLRRVADNERGAVQYNYAYFHFMLLLASLYIMMTLTNWCMPNADFKALKIKWGPVWVKIISSWVCLLIYTWTLIAPVILTNRDFT; encoded by the exons atgatgagt cTCCCTGGATTTTGTGAGGACGCTGGAGGGTTTAATGTGTCCGGGATCCAGGCGGACGCTCGGTGTGAGATGTTTGTGGGCTACAAAGCCGTGTACCGCGTCTCGTTCGGCGTGAGCGTGAACTTTTTGGCTCTTTGTGTGTTGACCGTGAACGTAAAGAACAGCCGGGACCCCCGAGCAGCCGTTCACAACAG cTTCTGGTTTTTTAAAGTTGCAGCCATAACAGCGCTCACCGTCGCTGCCTTCTACATTCCAGATGAGCCGTTTACTACAA TCTGGTTCGTGGTGGGGGTGGTCGGAGCTTTCGGCTTCATCCTGATCCAGCTGATCCTGCTGGTGGATTTCGCTCACAGCTGGAACGAGTCCTGGATCGAGAAGGTGGAGAACGGGAGCTCCAGACTCTGGTCCTGCT TACTGAAGAGTGTAACGGGGCTGAACTACGCCCTGTCCGTCACGGCCGCCGCCCTCATGTTCAGGTTCTACGCCCAGCCGGAGGAGTGTCACCTCAACAGGTTCTTCATCAGCTTCAACCTGCTCCTCTGCCTCACAGCCTCACTCGTCTCCGTCCTGGCCAAAGTGCAG GCATATCAGCCCAGTTCTGGTGTCCCGCAGTCGTCCTTCATCACCCTGTACACCATGTACCTCACCTGGTCGGCCATGACCAACGAACCAG ATGGACCCTGTAAGCCGAGCCTGATCAGTACCGGTACCGCGGTGGCAGAGTCGGAAAACCAAACGGGCGTGGTTATCGAGGAACCGGATCACTTGCACCCGTACTTTCCGTGGTGGGACGGGCAGAGCGTGGTGGGACTGTTCCTGTTTGTGCTCTGTATTTTGTACTCCAG TGTTCGTTCGTCCACTAAGAGTCAGATGAACAAGCTGATGCTGGGACCTAAAGAGACGGTGGTGATGGAGGAATGTTCTGTAGGAGGACGCGGAGGGACGGAAGCGGAATCGGGACTCAGACGGGTGGCGGATAACGAGAGGGGGGCCGTGCAGTATAACTACGCCTACTTCCACTTCATGCTGCTCCTGGCGTCGCTCTACATCATGATGACCCTCACCAACTGGTGCAT GCCCAACGCTGATTTTAAAGCTCTGAAGATCAAGTGGGGTCCGGTGTGGGTTAAAATCATCTCCAGCTGGGTTTGTCTCCTCATTTACACCTGGACCCTGATCGCCCCCGTCATCCTCACCAACCGAGACTTCACATAA
- the LOC134301526 gene encoding serine incorporator 1-like isoform X2, whose protein sequence is MGATLGTFSFLPWAQCLCGAAACVACPCCPSSKNSIVTRIIYASILMMDTLVACFMLVPHVERQLKLLPGFCEDAGGFNVSGIQADARCEMFVGYKAVYRVSFGVSVNFLALCVLTVNVKNSRDPRAAVHNSFWFFKVAAITALTVAAFYIPDEPFTTIWFVVGVVGAFGFILIQLILLVDFAHSWNESWIEKVENGSSRLWSCLLKSVTGLNYALSVTAAALMFRFYAQPEECHLNRFFISFNLLLCLTASLVSVLAKVQAYQPSSGVPQSSFITLYTMYLTWSAMTNEPDGPCKPSLISTGTAVAESENQTGVVIEEPDHLHPYFPWWDGQSVVGLFLFVLCILYSSVRSSTKSQMNKLMLGPKETVVMEECSVGGRGGTEAESGLRRVADNERGAVQYNYAYFHFMLLLASLYIMMTLTNWCMPNADFKALKIKWGPVWVKIISSWVCLLIYTWTLIAPVILTNRDFT, encoded by the exons ATGGGAGCAACATTAGGGACTTTCAGTTTCCTGCCGTGG GCTCAGTGTCTGTGCGGCGCTGCGGCCTGTGTCGCGTGTCCCTGCTGTCCCAGCAGTAAGAATTCCATAGTGACTCGCATTATTTACGCATCGATCCTGATGATGGACACCCTGGTCGCCTGCTTCATGCTCGTACCCCACGTCGAGCGGCAGCTTAAACTG cTCCCTGGATTTTGTGAGGACGCTGGAGGGTTTAATGTGTCCGGGATCCAGGCGGACGCTCGGTGTGAGATGTTTGTGGGCTACAAAGCCGTGTACCGCGTCTCGTTCGGCGTGAGCGTGAACTTTTTGGCTCTTTGTGTGTTGACCGTGAACGTAAAGAACAGCCGGGACCCCCGAGCAGCCGTTCACAACAG cTTCTGGTTTTTTAAAGTTGCAGCCATAACAGCGCTCACCGTCGCTGCCTTCTACATTCCAGATGAGCCGTTTACTACAA TCTGGTTCGTGGTGGGGGTGGTCGGAGCTTTCGGCTTCATCCTGATCCAGCTGATCCTGCTGGTGGATTTCGCTCACAGCTGGAACGAGTCCTGGATCGAGAAGGTGGAGAACGGGAGCTCCAGACTCTGGTCCTGCT TACTGAAGAGTGTAACGGGGCTGAACTACGCCCTGTCCGTCACGGCCGCCGCCCTCATGTTCAGGTTCTACGCCCAGCCGGAGGAGTGTCACCTCAACAGGTTCTTCATCAGCTTCAACCTGCTCCTCTGCCTCACAGCCTCACTCGTCTCCGTCCTGGCCAAAGTGCAG GCATATCAGCCCAGTTCTGGTGTCCCGCAGTCGTCCTTCATCACCCTGTACACCATGTACCTCACCTGGTCGGCCATGACCAACGAACCAG ATGGACCCTGTAAGCCGAGCCTGATCAGTACCGGTACCGCGGTGGCAGAGTCGGAAAACCAAACGGGCGTGGTTATCGAGGAACCGGATCACTTGCACCCGTACTTTCCGTGGTGGGACGGGCAGAGCGTGGTGGGACTGTTCCTGTTTGTGCTCTGTATTTTGTACTCCAG TGTTCGTTCGTCCACTAAGAGTCAGATGAACAAGCTGATGCTGGGACCTAAAGAGACGGTGGTGATGGAGGAATGTTCTGTAGGAGGACGCGGAGGGACGGAAGCGGAATCGGGACTCAGACGGGTGGCGGATAACGAGAGGGGGGCCGTGCAGTATAACTACGCCTACTTCCACTTCATGCTGCTCCTGGCGTCGCTCTACATCATGATGACCCTCACCAACTGGTGCAT GCCCAACGCTGATTTTAAAGCTCTGAAGATCAAGTGGGGTCCGGTGTGGGTTAAAATCATCTCCAGCTGGGTTTGTCTCCTCATTTACACCTGGACCCTGATCGCCCCCGTCATCCTCACCAACCGAGACTTCACATAA
- the LOC134301526 gene encoding serine incorporator 1-like isoform X1 produces the protein MGATLGTFSFLPWAQCLCGAAACVACPCCPSSKNSIVTRIIYASILMMDTLVACFMLVPHVERQLKLERSLHITQDSSVLDNFVSLIHLTCTSLDCGKKPEHPEETHTGTGRTCKLHTERTRTVPPGDRTQDLLALPGFCEDAGGFNVSGIQADARCEMFVGYKAVYRVSFGVSVNFLALCVLTVNVKNSRDPRAAVHNSFWFFKVAAITALTVAAFYIPDEPFTTIWFVVGVVGAFGFILIQLILLVDFAHSWNESWIEKVENGSSRLWSCLLKSVTGLNYALSVTAAALMFRFYAQPEECHLNRFFISFNLLLCLTASLVSVLAKVQAYQPSSGVPQSSFITLYTMYLTWSAMTNEPDGPCKPSLISTGTAVAESENQTGVVIEEPDHLHPYFPWWDGQSVVGLFLFVLCILYSSVRSSTKSQMNKLMLGPKETVVMEECSVGGRGGTEAESGLRRVADNERGAVQYNYAYFHFMLLLASLYIMMTLTNWCMPNADFKALKIKWGPVWVKIISSWVCLLIYTWTLIAPVILTNRDFT, from the exons ATGGGAGCAACATTAGGGACTTTCAGTTTCCTGCCGTGG GCTCAGTGTCTGTGCGGCGCTGCGGCCTGTGTCGCGTGTCCCTGCTGTCCCAGCAGTAAGAATTCCATAGTGACTCGCATTATTTACGCATCGATCCTGATGATGGACACCCTGGTCGCCTGCTTCATGCTCGTACCCCACGTCGAGCGGCAGCTTAAACTG gaacggtcgttacacattacacaagattcatcagtcttggacaattttgtatctctaattcacctcacttgcacatctttggactgtgggaagaaaccggagcacccggaggaaacccacacgggcacggggagaacatgcaaactccacacagaaaggacccggaccgtcccacctggggatcgaacccaggaccttcttgct cTCCCTGGATTTTGTGAGGACGCTGGAGGGTTTAATGTGTCCGGGATCCAGGCGGACGCTCGGTGTGAGATGTTTGTGGGCTACAAAGCCGTGTACCGCGTCTCGTTCGGCGTGAGCGTGAACTTTTTGGCTCTTTGTGTGTTGACCGTGAACGTAAAGAACAGCCGGGACCCCCGAGCAGCCGTTCACAACAG cTTCTGGTTTTTTAAAGTTGCAGCCATAACAGCGCTCACCGTCGCTGCCTTCTACATTCCAGATGAGCCGTTTACTACAA TCTGGTTCGTGGTGGGGGTGGTCGGAGCTTTCGGCTTCATCCTGATCCAGCTGATCCTGCTGGTGGATTTCGCTCACAGCTGGAACGAGTCCTGGATCGAGAAGGTGGAGAACGGGAGCTCCAGACTCTGGTCCTGCT TACTGAAGAGTGTAACGGGGCTGAACTACGCCCTGTCCGTCACGGCCGCCGCCCTCATGTTCAGGTTCTACGCCCAGCCGGAGGAGTGTCACCTCAACAGGTTCTTCATCAGCTTCAACCTGCTCCTCTGCCTCACAGCCTCACTCGTCTCCGTCCTGGCCAAAGTGCAG GCATATCAGCCCAGTTCTGGTGTCCCGCAGTCGTCCTTCATCACCCTGTACACCATGTACCTCACCTGGTCGGCCATGACCAACGAACCAG ATGGACCCTGTAAGCCGAGCCTGATCAGTACCGGTACCGCGGTGGCAGAGTCGGAAAACCAAACGGGCGTGGTTATCGAGGAACCGGATCACTTGCACCCGTACTTTCCGTGGTGGGACGGGCAGAGCGTGGTGGGACTGTTCCTGTTTGTGCTCTGTATTTTGTACTCCAG TGTTCGTTCGTCCACTAAGAGTCAGATGAACAAGCTGATGCTGGGACCTAAAGAGACGGTGGTGATGGAGGAATGTTCTGTAGGAGGACGCGGAGGGACGGAAGCGGAATCGGGACTCAGACGGGTGGCGGATAACGAGAGGGGGGCCGTGCAGTATAACTACGCCTACTTCCACTTCATGCTGCTCCTGGCGTCGCTCTACATCATGATGACCCTCACCAACTGGTGCAT GCCCAACGCTGATTTTAAAGCTCTGAAGATCAAGTGGGGTCCGGTGTGGGTTAAAATCATCTCCAGCTGGGTTTGTCTCCTCATTTACACCTGGACCCTGATCGCCCCCGTCATCCTCACCAACCGAGACTTCACATAA